The genomic region GGGAGCACGCCGGGCACCACGATGTCGGTGGCGCCCATGGCCACCAGCTTCTCGACGCCGCTGGCGACGGCGGCCACGACCTGCGGCGTGTACGTGCTGGCCTGGTCCGCGCTGTAGTTGCCGAACAGCATGGCGTTGTAGTCGTTGCCGCCGAACTCGCCGAACACGAACAGGGAGTTGGCCAGGTAGCTCTTGCAGTCGGCCTGCTGCGCCTGCCCCCCGCCGCACACGGCGGACGCGACCTGCTGGAACCACTCCAGCTGGAAGCTGATGGGCCCGTTGTTCCAGATCTTGTCGGAGAGCCCCAGCGAGCGGAAGAAGGGCGCGTCCATGGCAGTCGCGCCGGTGATGGCCATGTTGGCGCCCTCCTTGAAGTCGGCCGTCGTCGACTTGGACGGCGGCAGGAACGGCAGCCCGAACTTGGAGCAGAGGAAGTCCGGGATCACGCGGCCGTCGCAGCAGCGGCACGTCGGCGTGCCGAAGTAGGTCTCGCCGTAGGGCGGCTGCGTGAAGGTGATCTGCGACGGCCTCCCGCTGGTGCAGAGGTTCCCCGTGTCGGTGATGGAGTCGCCGAAGTTGAAGATGGCATTGTACTTCTGCGCCGCCGCCACAGCCACAGCCGCGAGCGCCCACGCCAGCGCCACCAGAGCTGCCGCCATCCGCCGGCCGCTCCTCATATCTCGCCTCTGATCAGCCTACTCCGCTACGCAGAGCAGTCGAGTTGGAGTCCAGCAGTGCGCTTGAATGGAACTGGAACGAGACGGCTGGCCTGGAGCAGCCTTTTGTAGCCTCGCCAACAAAACGCTTGCGCTTGCGCTTGCGTCTCGCCGCCTGGAACAGCTAGAGTCGAGCAGTGCGTTCTGTGACTTCTGTCAACCTGGCTAACCACATGCATGCCATCATTTCATTTAGTAATAAACTAATACTCTATTATAACCGAATCAAACGAACGCGGCCGACCCGACACGGGTCGCGCGCCCGTTCCGGTGGTTACTTAGCCCCGGCACCGGCACCGGCACCGGCAGGAGCGCCGGCGAGGACGTGCGCTGTGTGGCCGGGCCTTTTCAGCAACCGCTTTGCGATCCACCGGCGACTTTCCATGTGGTTTTGCGTGGAGGGCGCCTTTCCGATGGGCAGTGATGGTCGGTTCCGAGCGAAGACGGCCAATCAGGCGGCAGCCCTGGGCGGAATGATGGCGAGAGACGGGAGCATTCCAGCCGGCTAATCAGCCGTCAGTCCCGTGCCCTGGAGGATTTGCTCTTGCAGTTTTGCTCGACTTGTGCTGTGACTGTGAGGTTACTTTCAGTTGCTGCTGCTGCTCTCTCTCAAAGCAGAGCGACTGGGCAGGGGTATGTCTAGAATTGGTAGCAGACGTGAGTAACCAGCACTCGTTTTATATCTATCATCTGGGAAAATACAGGTTGAATTTAAGGTTTATCTTCtatgaatctttacaagctcaatgttaaaaacaagaattcAAACTTGTATAGCagattctatatcctatttattcgaaataaaaaagaaaaacgatcaaaaaaactgattaccgaataaatactgTTTTCGACCGTTTTCATTCCTACTATTTGTCTCTAGGCCTTTCTATATATCTGTTTGCTTATCCAAATTAGCCAATGGAATGGTTGGAGTTTATATGCAAGCCCATTTATCTTGCAATAAAATTCAAAATAAACCTTAAAAATACATTATTACTTAGTGTCATGGTGGAAAATATAGTACCACATAGATACTAGAGGAAGTTATCTTAAGCCCATTCATTTATAAATTAGGGGGACATACTTCTACACAAGATGAAAAGAGACCTCTGTTTCTCGGACCTCAGACTCCCTCCAACCCTAGCGCTGGTGTGACAACTATGCATAGAGAGAGCAGTGTCTATGAAACCTTGCTCCGCTGAATAACCTACACGAGTTAGAGCAAAAGTTTTTGGGTAATGATCATGTGACTTCTAACTGAGTTGATCTGCACTGTGATGTTCTACGGCCTTCATGAAGCCTTTAGCCTCAATCTTATCGTCAAATACGGTGAAGTGATCCCCCACTATAAGAAATGGTGAGTTTTCCTCTCGCGTTTGATGTAGATTTAAACTGCTATAGAGATACGATGATTTTTTATCATGCGTGTTGTAACCGTAGTTTATTTACCAGTTGCTTTAGGAATTAACTTAACCTTTAAAGTGCGTGGTTGCCAAACATTTCAAAAAACTCAATTGATACTTTAGA from Zea mays cultivar B73 chromosome 6, Zm-B73-REFERENCE-NAM-5.0, whole genome shotgun sequence harbors:
- the LOC100382365 gene encoding GDSL esterase/lipase At5g45910-like precursor, producing the protein MRSGRRMAAALVALAWALAAVAVAAAQKYNAIFNFGDSITDTGNLCTSGRPSQITFTQPPYGETYFGTPTCRCCDGRVIPDFLCSKFGLPFLPPSKSTTADFKEGANMAITGATAMDAPFFRSLGLSDKIWNNGPISFQLEWFQQVASAVCGGGQAQQADCKSYLANSLFVFGEFGGNDYNAMLFGNYSADQASTYTPQVVAAVASGVEKLVAMGATDIVVPGVLPIGCFPIYLTFYGTSSSADYDSLGCLRKFNDLSTNHNNQLQAQISGLQAKYKSARIMYADFYSAVYDMVKNPGSYGFSTAFQTCCGSGGGKYNYQNSARCGMPGASACSNPAAHLSWDGIHLTEAAYKQITDGWLNGPYCHPAILHS